A single genomic interval of Burkholderia sp. HI2500 harbors:
- a CDS encoding ankyrin repeat domain-containing protein — protein sequence MQSERLTRAIRSTATVLALAALTGCAHLPDQPAYAPADPAALRRYDGDWFDAARVGRVDILRALHDAGYPVDATDSHGFTAVILASYDGQPAALDYLLSAGANACAGDRHGNTALMGALFKNEPDIARRLIDTPCPIDQTNGAGETALGFATLFNRFDLIPLLVARGANPNHVDRRGQSLLQLARSHDNTEAVDALRHAGARQ from the coding sequence ATGCAATCCGAACGCCTGACGCGCGCGATCCGCTCCACCGCAACAGTCCTGGCGCTGGCCGCGCTCACCGGTTGCGCGCACCTTCCCGACCAGCCGGCGTATGCGCCGGCCGACCCTGCCGCGCTGCGCCGCTACGACGGCGACTGGTTCGACGCTGCCCGCGTCGGCCGCGTCGACATCCTGCGCGCATTGCACGACGCCGGCTATCCCGTCGATGCCACCGACAGCCATGGCTTTACGGCCGTGATACTCGCGTCCTACGACGGCCAGCCCGCCGCGCTCGACTACCTGCTGTCGGCCGGCGCAAACGCATGCGCCGGCGACCGCCACGGAAACACGGCGCTGATGGGTGCCCTCTTCAAGAACGAACCCGACATCGCGCGGCGCCTGATCGATACGCCATGCCCGATCGACCAGACGAACGGCGCCGGGGAAACCGCGCTGGGATTCGCCACGCTGTTCAATCGATTCGACCTGATTCCGCTCCTCGTCGCGCGTGGCGCGAATCCGAATCATGTCGATCGGCGCGGTCAGTCGCTGCTGCAGCTCGCGCGGTCGCACGACAACACGGAAGCCGTGGACGCGCTGCGGCATGCAGGTGCGCGGCAGTAG
- a CDS encoding MDR family MFS transporter produces MAEPSATMPMPPHEGRASVTDWIAVAAGALGALMATLDISITNSALPQIQGEIGATGTEGTWISTGYLMSEIVMIPLAAWLTRVFGLRNFLLTNSALFIAFSMMCGWSHSLPMMIAGRIGQGFTGGALIPTAQTIIRTRLPLSQLPVGMTLFGLIVLLGPLFGPVLGGWLAENVSWSWCFFLNLPVCLLLMALLIFGLPSDRPQWHAFLNADWLGIFGLAIGLSSLTVVLEEGQRERWFESQMIVSLSLVSLAGMILIALSQIFAKRPIMRLSLMRNPRYASVIVIVSAVGAGLYGVSYLLPQFLAIVAGYNAEQAGAIMLLSGLPAFLVMPILPRLLGKVDFRILVISGLLLFCLSCMLDISLTAQSVGHDFVWSQLIRGVAQMLAMMPLNQASMAAVAREDSGDAAGLYNMARNLGGSIGLAIIGTVIDRRTTFHTAALRESVTANSLIGQDRLSAYAANWFSHTGDLAYSNMRALGQLAQQIQIQAVVMTYSETFYLLGLALLACVPLALLLRTPRGPQPMSSGH; encoded by the coding sequence ATGGCTGAACCGTCCGCCACGATGCCCATGCCGCCGCACGAAGGCCGTGCGAGCGTGACCGACTGGATCGCGGTCGCGGCGGGCGCGCTCGGCGCGCTGATGGCGACCCTCGACATCTCGATCACGAACTCCGCGCTGCCGCAGATCCAGGGTGAAATCGGCGCGACCGGCACCGAAGGCACGTGGATCTCGACCGGCTACCTGATGTCGGAGATCGTGATGATCCCGCTCGCCGCGTGGCTCACGCGCGTGTTCGGGCTGCGCAATTTCCTGCTGACGAACTCCGCGCTGTTCATTGCCTTCTCGATGATGTGCGGCTGGTCGCATTCGCTGCCGATGATGATCGCCGGCCGGATCGGCCAGGGCTTCACCGGCGGTGCGCTGATCCCGACTGCGCAAACCATCATCCGCACGCGGCTGCCGCTGTCGCAGTTGCCGGTCGGCATGACGCTGTTTGGCCTGATCGTGCTGCTCGGGCCGCTGTTCGGCCCCGTGCTCGGCGGCTGGCTCGCGGAGAACGTCAGCTGGAGCTGGTGCTTTTTCCTGAATCTGCCGGTGTGCCTGTTGCTGATGGCGTTGTTGATATTCGGGCTGCCGTCGGACCGCCCGCAATGGCATGCATTCCTGAACGCGGACTGGCTCGGGATCTTTGGTCTTGCGATCGGGCTGAGCTCGCTCACCGTCGTGCTCGAGGAAGGCCAGCGCGAGCGCTGGTTCGAATCGCAGATGATCGTCTCGTTGAGCCTCGTGTCGCTTGCCGGAATGATCCTGATCGCGTTGTCGCAGATCTTTGCAAAGCGGCCGATCATGCGGCTGTCGCTGATGCGCAACCCGCGCTACGCGAGCGTGATCGTGATCGTGTCCGCGGTGGGCGCCGGGCTGTACGGCGTGTCCTACCTGCTGCCGCAGTTCCTTGCGATCGTCGCCGGCTACAACGCGGAACAGGCAGGCGCGATCATGCTGCTGTCGGGGTTGCCCGCCTTCCTCGTGATGCCGATCCTGCCGCGCCTGCTCGGCAAGGTCGATTTCCGCATCCTCGTGATCTCGGGGCTGCTGCTGTTCTGCCTGAGCTGCATGCTCGACATCAGCCTGACCGCGCAGAGCGTCGGCCACGACTTCGTCTGGTCGCAACTGATTCGCGGCGTCGCGCAGATGCTCGCGATGATGCCGCTGAACCAGGCCTCGATGGCGGCCGTCGCACGCGAAGACTCGGGCGATGCGGCCGGGCTCTACAACATGGCACGCAATCTCGGCGGCTCGATCGGGCTCGCGATCATCGGCACCGTGATCGACCGGCGCACGACCTTCCATACGGCCGCGCTCCGCGAATCGGTGACGGCGAACTCGCTGATCGGGCAGGACCGGCTGTCGGCCTACGCGGCCAACTGGTTCTCGCACACCGGCGACCTCGCGTATTCGAACATGCGCGCGCTCGGACAGTTGGCGCAGCAGATCCAGATCCAGGCCGTCGTGATGACCTATTCCGAAACCTTTTATCTGCTGGGCCTCGCGCTGCTTGCCTGCGTGCCGCTCGCGCTGCTGCTGAGAACGCCGCGCGGGCCGCAGCCGATGTCGTCCGGCCACTGA
- a CDS encoding catalase — MSSSSHRVLRHAVAAICVALSASPHAAELTRDTGAPVGDNENSQTAGPAGPVLLQDSALIEKLQRFDRERIPERVVHARGTGAFGEFVPTADISNLTKAKVFTPGTRTPVFVRFSTVMGYRGSPEQARDPRGFAVKFYTQQGNWDMVGINWPVFFIRDGIKFPDFVHANKPSAVTGVQDPNLAFDFFAHTPEATNMLTMLYTNAGMPDSYRHMDGFAVHAFKFVNAHGDVHYVKFHWKSQQGVHGLRPQDINASIGRDWNMMTNDLYGALKQGDFPKWDLYVQVLTPQDLNRFDFDALDDTKVWTGVPERKIGTMTLNRVPDNYFQSTEESAFAPSRLVPGIEPSEDRMLQDRLFAYADTQMYRLGANYMDLPINRPVVPVVNNNQDGKMNAGDRKGEVNYEPSTLHELAPDPQYKSVRMTLNGTTQQEAIHKKLRFRQAGEYYRSLSQQDRDDLITALSGDLGKVTNAHNQYAMLSYFYKADADYGTRLAQAVHADVGQVQALAAKLNEN, encoded by the coding sequence ATGTCCTCATCCTCCCATCGCGTGCTGAGACACGCAGTCGCCGCGATCTGCGTTGCACTTTCCGCGTCCCCCCATGCCGCCGAACTCACGCGAGACACGGGCGCCCCCGTCGGCGACAACGAGAATTCGCAGACGGCCGGCCCTGCCGGCCCCGTGCTCCTGCAAGACTCCGCACTCATCGAGAAACTGCAGCGCTTCGATCGCGAACGCATTCCGGAACGGGTCGTGCATGCACGCGGCACCGGCGCATTCGGCGAGTTCGTGCCGACCGCCGACATCTCGAACCTGACGAAAGCGAAGGTCTTCACACCCGGCACCCGCACGCCCGTGTTCGTGCGCTTCTCCACCGTGATGGGCTATCGCGGCTCGCCTGAACAGGCGCGCGATCCGCGCGGTTTCGCGGTGAAGTTCTATACGCAACAGGGCAACTGGGACATGGTCGGCATCAACTGGCCCGTGTTCTTCATTCGCGACGGCATCAAGTTCCCCGACTTCGTTCACGCGAACAAGCCGAGCGCCGTGACCGGCGTGCAGGATCCGAACCTCGCATTCGACTTCTTCGCGCACACACCTGAAGCGACGAACATGCTGACGATGCTGTACACGAATGCGGGCATGCCCGATTCGTATCGTCACATGGACGGCTTCGCGGTGCACGCGTTCAAGTTCGTCAATGCGCACGGCGACGTGCACTACGTGAAGTTCCACTGGAAGAGCCAGCAAGGCGTGCACGGCCTGCGTCCGCAAGACATCAATGCATCGATCGGGCGCGACTGGAACATGATGACGAACGACCTGTACGGCGCGCTGAAGCAAGGCGACTTCCCGAAGTGGGATCTGTACGTGCAGGTGCTCACGCCGCAGGACCTGAACCGTTTCGACTTCGATGCGCTGGACGACACGAAGGTATGGACGGGCGTGCCCGAGCGCAAGATCGGCACGATGACGCTGAACCGCGTGCCCGACAACTACTTCCAGTCGACCGAGGAATCGGCGTTCGCGCCGTCGCGACTCGTGCCCGGCATCGAGCCGTCAGAAGACCGCATGCTGCAGGACCGGCTGTTCGCGTACGCCGACACGCAGATGTACCGGCTCGGCGCGAACTACATGGACCTGCCGATCAACCGGCCCGTCGTGCCGGTGGTCAACAACAACCAGGACGGCAAGATGAACGCCGGCGACCGCAAGGGCGAGGTGAACTACGAACCGTCGACGCTGCATGAACTCGCGCCGGATCCGCAATACAAGTCCGTGCGCATGACGCTCAACGGAACGACGCAGCAGGAAGCGATCCACAAGAAGCTGCGGTTCCGTCAGGCGGGCGAGTACTACCGCAGCCTGTCGCAGCAGGACAGGGACGACCTGATCACCGCGCTGTCCGGCGATCTCGGCAAGGTGACGAACGCGCACAACCAGTACGCGATGCTGTCGTACTTCTACAAGGCCGATGCCGACTACGGCACGCGTCTCGCGCAGGCCGTGCACGCCGACGTCGGGCAAGTGCAGGCGCTCGCCGCGAAGCTGAACGAGAACTGA
- a CDS encoding HlyD family secretion protein has protein sequence MSTPQDPPQKADRQENGTTPRNGNGSKRRILLVVAVLAAIGGAVWLGRWWTVGRFIESTNDAYLQADSMTAAPKVAGYVTDVYVRDNQAVKAGDPLVRLDVRQYQVALAQSLATVDARRADIARAEADIRQQHANLEQADAQAKVSRINAQHASDEYTRYAPLAATGAETRERVADLKSTRDQAAATLAANNASIAAARTQIASYTAQLQQARAQLEAAQASAAQAQLDLDNTIVRSTLAGRVGDRTVRVGQYVQPGTRLLTVVPVDSIYLVANFKETQIGNMRIGQPVELHVDALPDDALSGVVDSFAPGTGAQFALLPPENATGNFTKIVQRVPVRIRLAADARAQRMLLPGLSVTVDVDTRPARDETHHG, from the coding sequence ATGTCGACGCCGCAAGACCCGCCACAGAAAGCAGATCGTCAGGAAAACGGAACAACCCCGCGCAACGGCAACGGATCGAAACGGCGCATCCTGCTCGTCGTCGCCGTGCTCGCGGCGATCGGCGGCGCCGTCTGGCTCGGCCGCTGGTGGACGGTCGGCCGCTTCATCGAAAGCACCAACGACGCGTACCTGCAGGCGGACAGCATGACCGCCGCGCCGAAGGTCGCCGGCTACGTGACCGACGTGTACGTGCGCGACAACCAGGCCGTGAAGGCCGGCGATCCGCTCGTGCGGCTCGACGTCCGCCAGTACCAGGTCGCGCTCGCGCAGTCGCTTGCGACCGTCGATGCGCGCCGCGCCGACATCGCACGCGCCGAGGCCGACATCCGCCAGCAGCACGCGAATCTCGAACAGGCCGACGCACAGGCGAAGGTGTCGCGCATCAATGCGCAGCACGCCAGCGACGAATACACGCGCTATGCGCCGCTCGCCGCGACCGGCGCGGAAACGCGCGAACGCGTGGCCGACCTGAAGAGCACGCGCGATCAGGCGGCCGCGACGCTCGCCGCGAACAATGCGTCGATCGCGGCCGCCCGCACGCAGATCGCGTCGTACACCGCGCAGCTCCAGCAGGCGCGCGCGCAGCTCGAAGCCGCGCAGGCCAGCGCCGCACAGGCGCAGCTCGACCTCGACAACACGATCGTGCGCAGCACCCTCGCCGGCCGCGTCGGCGATCGCACCGTGCGCGTCGGTCAATACGTGCAGCCCGGCACGCGCCTGCTGACCGTCGTGCCCGTCGACTCGATCTACCTCGTCGCCAACTTCAAGGAAACGCAGATCGGCAACATGCGCATCGGCCAGCCCGTCGAATTGCACGTCGACGCGCTGCCGGACGACGCGCTGTCCGGCGTGGTCGACAGCTTCGCCCCCGGCACGGGCGCGCAATTCGCGCTGCTGCCGCCCGAGAATGCGACCGGCAACTTCACGAAGATCGTCCAGCGCGTGCCGGTGCGCATCCGCCTCGCCGCGGACGCCCGCGCGCAGCGCATGCTGCTGCCGGGGCTGTCGGTGACGGTCGACGTCGATACGCGCCCGGCCCGCGACGAGACGCATCATGGCTGA
- a CDS encoding CerR family C-terminal domain-containing protein, with amino-acid sequence MNEAKKLRRTSAGGYARGDETRQRIIEAAIELFGERGFAGASTREIAAMAGVNAPALQYYFENKEGVYRACVETIAEHGWEVFAPAVGHAWAMLDADADVDVLIDAFVGLLRALSDRMFTAPKTMNQRMFFAREQGGQEPASASEILMKRMRKPLNDVSAELIGRISGRPANDPVTRLRALSLFGQITVFHIAQRSALQLLEWEAFEGARAELLIDTIAEQTRVLLQQWHVQRDVLAAESEAGSKREPGATAKRTAKAGASTPAAKGPRRGSKPAAR; translated from the coding sequence ATGAACGAAGCGAAGAAGCTGCGCCGGACGTCGGCGGGCGGCTACGCCCGCGGCGACGAAACGCGCCAGCGGATCATCGAGGCGGCGATCGAACTGTTCGGCGAGCGCGGGTTCGCAGGGGCGTCGACACGCGAGATCGCCGCGATGGCCGGCGTGAACGCGCCGGCGCTCCAGTACTACTTCGAGAACAAGGAAGGCGTGTACCGCGCGTGCGTGGAGACGATCGCGGAGCACGGCTGGGAAGTGTTCGCGCCGGCGGTCGGCCATGCGTGGGCGATGCTCGATGCGGACGCGGACGTCGACGTGCTGATCGATGCGTTCGTCGGGCTGCTGCGCGCGCTGTCGGACCGGATGTTCACGGCGCCGAAGACGATGAACCAGCGGATGTTCTTTGCACGCGAGCAAGGCGGCCAGGAGCCGGCGAGCGCGAGCGAAATCCTGATGAAGCGCATGCGCAAGCCGCTGAACGACGTGAGCGCCGAGCTGATCGGCCGCATCTCGGGGCGGCCGGCCAACGATCCCGTCACGCGCCTGCGTGCACTGAGCCTGTTCGGGCAGATCACGGTGTTCCACATCGCGCAGCGTTCGGCGCTGCAGTTGCTCGAATGGGAGGCATTCGAAGGCGCGCGCGCGGAATTGCTGATCGACACGATTGCCGAGCAGACGCGGGTGCTGCTCCAGCAATGGCACGTGCAGCGCGACGTATTGGCCGCCGAATCTGAAGCCGGCTCGAAGCGGGAGCCGGGTGCGACGGCGAAACGTACGGCGAAGGCCGGGGCGTCGACGCCCGCCGCGAAAGGCCCGCGGCGCGGGAGCAAGCCCGCCGCGCGTTGA
- a CDS encoding efflux transporter outer membrane subunit, which yields MKPFSLPRRPALTLCAAACLLAGCTVGPDYRGAPAAPDAPTFVRAPATGVDPAAPAPSAWWHALNDRQLDDLITAALAYNPDLHAAQARLRASRAQLSQQRAAQLPKSSATVAAIRMREPDVSALGSLLPSNGSSQSGGTSPSLGGSGPLQLYSAGFDATWEIDLFGGTRRAVEAASAQAEAVDADLADTQVSIAAEVANAYIDLRDQQQRLALSRRTAELQQKMLELTQQRRARGVAADADIERLTTQVENTRASLIPLDAQVTESLDRLAILTGRAPGALDAALSTSDAPLPTLPGSVAIGDPATLLKQRPDIRAAERRLASSNAQIGEHVADYFPKVTLLGDLGFSATDPGHLFRKQNFTWVGAPYLQWNILDFGRTRGAVRAAEASRDEAEANYQKAVLGALQDANTALQRYGHQREHVVALTKVQTSAVHSRSLMDERYRAGVASMIDLLDTQREALAAQQNVIAGQAELIKDYVSLQKNLGLGWQAGAG from the coding sequence ATGAAACCCTTCTCCCTGCCCCGCCGCCCCGCGCTCACGCTGTGCGCGGCCGCGTGCCTGCTCGCCGGCTGCACGGTCGGCCCCGACTATCGCGGCGCGCCCGCCGCACCGGATGCGCCGACCTTCGTGCGCGCGCCGGCCACCGGCGTCGACCCCGCGGCGCCCGCGCCGAGCGCATGGTGGCATGCGCTCAACGATCGCCAGCTCGACGACCTGATCACCGCCGCGCTCGCGTACAACCCCGATCTGCACGCGGCACAAGCCCGCTTGCGCGCATCACGCGCGCAGCTCTCGCAACAACGTGCGGCCCAACTGCCGAAGTCGTCGGCCACCGTCGCCGCCATCCGCATGCGCGAGCCGGACGTGAGCGCGCTCGGTTCGCTGCTGCCGTCGAACGGTTCGAGTCAATCGGGCGGCACCTCGCCGTCGCTGGGTGGCTCGGGCCCGCTGCAGCTCTATTCGGCAGGCTTCGACGCAACCTGGGAAATCGACCTGTTCGGCGGCACGCGCCGCGCGGTCGAAGCGGCATCTGCGCAAGCGGAAGCGGTCGACGCCGATCTCGCCGACACGCAGGTGTCGATCGCTGCCGAAGTCGCCAACGCGTACATCGACCTGCGCGATCAACAGCAGCGGCTTGCGCTGTCGCGGCGCACTGCCGAACTGCAGCAGAAGATGCTCGAACTCACGCAGCAGCGTCGCGCGCGTGGCGTTGCCGCCGATGCCGACATCGAACGCCTGACGACGCAAGTCGAAAACACGCGTGCATCGCTGATCCCGCTCGACGCGCAGGTGACGGAATCGCTCGACCGGCTCGCGATCCTGACGGGCCGCGCGCCCGGTGCGCTCGACGCCGCACTGTCGACATCGGATGCGCCGCTGCCGACGCTGCCCGGCAGCGTCGCGATCGGCGATCCGGCCACGCTACTGAAACAGCGCCCCGACATTCGCGCGGCCGAGCGCCGGCTCGCATCGAGCAATGCGCAGATCGGCGAGCACGTCGCCGATTATTTCCCGAAGGTGACGCTGCTCGGCGATCTCGGCTTCAGCGCGACGGACCCGGGCCACCTGTTCCGCAAGCAGAACTTCACCTGGGTCGGCGCGCCGTATCTGCAATGGAACATTCTCGACTTCGGGCGTACGCGCGGTGCGGTGCGCGCGGCCGAGGCATCGCGAGACGAGGCGGAAGCGAATTATCAGAAGGCGGTGCTGGGGGCCTTGCAGGACGCCAACACGGCATTGCAACGTTACGGGCACCAGCGCGAGCATGTCGTTGCGCTCACCAAGGTGCAGACGTCGGCCGTGCATTCCCGGTCGCTGATGGACGAGCGCTATCGCGCGGGCGTCGCATCGATGATCGACCTGCTCGATACGCAACGCGAAGCGTTGGCCGCGCAGCAGAACGTGATCGCCGGGCAGGCCGAGCTGATCAAGGACTACGTGTCGTTGCAGAAGAACCTCGGGCTCGGGTGGCAGGCAGGCGCGGGTTGA